The Vicia villosa cultivar HV-30 ecotype Madison, WI linkage group LG1, Vvil1.0, whole genome shotgun sequence genome includes a region encoding these proteins:
- the LOC131609394 gene encoding WPP domain-interacting protein 2-like isoform X2: MDSAKSEANNRQGNGTENDDDCGSCTDETSPSDQSRSGARLKKWKRNPKRGDSGSDGDESVGKRIIGSCNSDSRDLSVPELENCGDEDLNSDARDMEVSHVTGDEDEDAVGEDPLTEYVHTLKVLEGELQQEIKKFREIGNESFSPDDSTKFRSAAEASVVETSSVDLRFHDSCSSSSQSGKQISSSFMELQVLSLTEKLNILESQLEELQGELALKNSRIAELELALTCDEFPKDESSCTICLLDEKFKELESEFESLFQEKIEAEVKYVTIKNTMQKLKVASALVEKQETMYNSKVQIPNKLEVAAHHVFNVGSLACVKVSA, translated from the exons ATGGATTCAGCTAAATCCGAAGCAAACAATCGTCAAGGAAACGGAACCGAGAATGACGACGACTGTGGTTCCTGCACCGACGAGACCTCACCGTCGGATCAATCAAGAAGCGGCGCTAGGTTAAAGAAATGGAAGAGGAATCCTAAGCGAGGTGATTCCGGTAGCGACGGTGATGAATCTGTAGGGAAAAGAATCATTGGGAGTTGCAATTCGGATTCTAGGGATTTGAGTGTGCCTGAATTAGAGAACTGTGGTGATGAAGATTTGAATAGTGACGCACGTGACATGGAGGTTAGCCACGTGACGGGAGATGAGGATGAAGATGCTGTAGGAGAGGATCCTTTGACTGAGTATGTTCATACTCTTAAGGTTTTGGAGGGAGAGCTTCAACAAG AAATTAAAAAATTCAGGGAGATTGGGAATGAATCTTTCTCACCAGATGACTCAACCAAGTTTAGAAGTGCTGCTGAAGCAAGTGTTGTTGAAACAAGTTCTGTTGATCTAAGATTCCATGACTCATGCTCGTCATCTAGCCAATCTGGTAAACAAATTTCATCAAGTTTCATGGAACTTCAGGTACTGAGCCTCACAGAAAAACTAAACATTTTGGAAAGCCAGTTAGAAGAATTGCAGGGTGAGCTTGCCCTTAAGAATTCCAGGATTGCTGAACTTGAGTTAGCCCTTACTTGTGACGAGTTTCCTAAGGATGAATCTAGTTGCACCATATGTTTATTAGATGAAAAATTTAAAGAGCTGGAGTCTGAGTTTGAGAGTCTTTTTCAGGAAAAGATCGAAGCCGAGGTCAAATATGTGACCATCAAAAACACAATGCAGAAGTTGAAGGTTGCATCAGCTTTAGTAGAAAAACAAGAAACAATGTATAACAGTAAAGTGCAGATTCCAAATAAGCTTGAAGTGGCAG CTCATCATGTTTTTAATGTTGGTTCTTTGGCTTGTGTCAAAGTTAGTGCCTAA
- the LOC131609394 gene encoding WPP domain-interacting protein 1-like isoform X1 encodes MDSAKSEANNRQGNGTENDDDCGSCTDETSPSDQSRSGARLKKWKRNPKRGDSGSDGDESVGKRIIGSCNSDSRDLSVPELENCGDEDLNSDARDMEVSHVTGDEDEDAVGEDPLTEYVHTLKVLEGELQQEIKKFREIGNESFSPDDSTKFRSAAEASVVETSSVDLRFHDSCSSSSQSGKQISSSFMELQVLSLTEKLNILESQLEELQGELALKNSRIAELELALTCDEFPKDESSCTICLLDEKFKELESEFESLFQEKIEAEVKYVTIKNTMQKLKVASALVEKQETMYNSKVQIPNKLEVAGNEDPIMTNRTEETFMIQSRLCKLTCYFFFQLIMFLMLVLWLVSKLVPNSEGVVPT; translated from the exons ATGGATTCAGCTAAATCCGAAGCAAACAATCGTCAAGGAAACGGAACCGAGAATGACGACGACTGTGGTTCCTGCACCGACGAGACCTCACCGTCGGATCAATCAAGAAGCGGCGCTAGGTTAAAGAAATGGAAGAGGAATCCTAAGCGAGGTGATTCCGGTAGCGACGGTGATGAATCTGTAGGGAAAAGAATCATTGGGAGTTGCAATTCGGATTCTAGGGATTTGAGTGTGCCTGAATTAGAGAACTGTGGTGATGAAGATTTGAATAGTGACGCACGTGACATGGAGGTTAGCCACGTGACGGGAGATGAGGATGAAGATGCTGTAGGAGAGGATCCTTTGACTGAGTATGTTCATACTCTTAAGGTTTTGGAGGGAGAGCTTCAACAAG AAATTAAAAAATTCAGGGAGATTGGGAATGAATCTTTCTCACCAGATGACTCAACCAAGTTTAGAAGTGCTGCTGAAGCAAGTGTTGTTGAAACAAGTTCTGTTGATCTAAGATTCCATGACTCATGCTCGTCATCTAGCCAATCTGGTAAACAAATTTCATCAAGTTTCATGGAACTTCAGGTACTGAGCCTCACAGAAAAACTAAACATTTTGGAAAGCCAGTTAGAAGAATTGCAGGGTGAGCTTGCCCTTAAGAATTCCAGGATTGCTGAACTTGAGTTAGCCCTTACTTGTGACGAGTTTCCTAAGGATGAATCTAGTTGCACCATATGTTTATTAGATGAAAAATTTAAAGAGCTGGAGTCTGAGTTTGAGAGTCTTTTTCAGGAAAAGATCGAAGCCGAGGTCAAATATGTGACCATCAAAAACACAATGCAGAAGTTGAAGGTTGCATCAGCTTTAGTAGAAAAACAAGAAACAATGTATAACAGTAAAGTGCAGATTCCAAATAAGCTTGAAGTGGCAGGTAATGAGGATCCAATAATGACAAACAGAACAGAGGAGACTTTTATGATTCAGAGCAGATTATGCAAGCTGACATGTTACTTTTTCTTTCAGCTCATCATGTTTTTAATGTTGGTTCTTTGGCTTGTGTCAAAGTTAGTGCCTAATTCTGAGGGGGTTGTGCCTACATGA